A region of Pyxidicoccus parkwaysis DNA encodes the following proteins:
- a CDS encoding RNA ligase family protein translates to MQPRPTPDFRPLGRKAYGSIPHLPGSRTGPADRHLSPALARLCTERTRDARDSVVVLEKLDGSCVAAARVGDSVLALGREGRLAAQSPNESRRLWAAWVAEHSARFLAVLQPGERVVGEWLALAHGTRYALTHEPFVAFDLMRDAERLPWHELTVRLGAGGFVTPGVLHEGGPLSIDAAMTRLQAGGFHGATDPAEGAVWRVERREGAGVRVEFLAKYVRPDKVDGSLLPENTGRPAVWNWRPVSGVPSP, encoded by the coding sequence GTGCAACCGCGTCCCACCCCGGACTTCCGTCCGCTCGGCCGCAAGGCCTATGGCTCCATTCCCCACCTGCCCGGCTCGCGCACCGGCCCGGCGGACCGTCACCTCTCACCCGCCCTGGCGCGGCTGTGCACCGAGCGCACCCGCGACGCGCGCGACTCCGTCGTGGTGCTGGAGAAGCTCGACGGCTCCTGCGTGGCCGCGGCGCGCGTGGGGGACTCGGTGCTGGCCCTGGGGCGTGAGGGACGTCTCGCGGCGCAGTCTCCCAACGAGTCTCGCCGGCTGTGGGCGGCGTGGGTCGCCGAGCATTCAGCGCGCTTCCTCGCGGTCCTCCAGCCGGGAGAGCGAGTCGTCGGTGAATGGCTGGCCCTGGCGCATGGCACGCGCTACGCGCTGACACATGAGCCCTTCGTCGCCTTCGACCTGATGCGCGACGCGGAGCGACTGCCGTGGCACGAGCTCACCGTGCGCCTCGGCGCCGGTGGCTTCGTGACTCCGGGCGTGCTGCACGAGGGCGGGCCCCTGAGCATCGACGCGGCGATGACACGCCTCCAGGCAGGCGGCTTTCACGGCGCCACGGACCCGGCGGAGGGGGCCGTCTGGCGGGTGGAGCGGCGGGAGGGCGCGGGTGTCAGGGTGGAGTTTCTCGCCAAGTATGTACGGCCGGACAAGGTGGATGGCAGCCTCCTACCTGAGAACACGGGGCGGCCCGCCGTGTGGAACTGGCGCCCCGTGTCCGGGGTGCCCTCGCCGTAG
- a CDS encoding LysE family translocator: MTAEVWWLFLGYTVPMVFSPGPGNTVLATAGGRFGIRGSLSFWLGFEVANVALCALYGFGLGRVLHDVPWLHPVLKWGGVVYLLYLAWGFFRSTASSGGASEEPAQLGYGEGFLVVALNPKIHSMILVMFSQFLDPAMAMFTQTAQLTLAFLAVCVVCHFPWIYGGKLILGRFRSERAMRIQGWTFGLCMLAVAGYVAFVAPA, encoded by the coding sequence ATGACAGCGGAAGTGTGGTGGTTGTTTCTGGGCTACACGGTGCCCATGGTGTTCAGTCCCGGGCCGGGCAACACGGTGCTCGCCACGGCGGGAGGCCGCTTCGGCATCCGGGGCTCGTTGTCCTTCTGGCTAGGCTTCGAGGTGGCCAACGTCGCGCTCTGCGCGCTGTATGGCTTCGGGCTGGGGCGCGTGCTGCACGACGTGCCGTGGCTGCACCCGGTGCTGAAGTGGGGCGGAGTGGTGTACCTGCTCTACCTCGCGTGGGGCTTCTTCCGCTCCACTGCTTCGTCCGGTGGCGCGAGCGAGGAACCGGCGCAGCTCGGGTATGGCGAGGGCTTCCTGGTGGTCGCCCTCAACCCGAAGATCCACTCGATGATTCTGGTGATGTTCTCCCAGTTCCTCGACCCGGCGATGGCGATGTTCACGCAGACGGCGCAGCTCACACTGGCCTTCCTCGCCGTCTGCGTGGTGTGCCACTTCCCGTGGATCTACGGGGGGAAGCTCATCCTGGGACGCTTCCGCTCCGAGCGAGCCATGCGCATCCAGGGCTGGACGTTCGGCCTCTGCATGCTCGCCGTCGCCGGCTACGTGGCCTTCGTCGCTCCGGCGTGA
- a CDS encoding lamin tail domain-containing protein, producing the protein MSRLHSLLLFFALATACGGDPSAIVSEPPLGEREDAVTIPSRGFASTLDVGCWNLEYFGSTSHGPSDETLQLQNARDVILGADLDIWGVEEIVSAAQFNTLVSQLPGYAGLLGSDPSVVGGSTYYTPGEQKVALLYKPSVATVLGARVILTANATSFGGRPPLEVRLRVSLNGHTEDLVVIVMHAKALSDADSWQRRVDGSQALKAYLDSNWPTAKVLVVGDFNDDVDVSIAASRASPYENFVADPVRYTLPTKALSDANLTSTTGYKAVIDHHLATNEQQAVYVPGSAEVYRVDAYIPNYDTMTTDHFPVLTRYTWGNEGAAVSVTSPNGGESWAGGGSATITWNANLVSTVKLEYSLDDGGTWVLIGTAPGSAGSSAWTVPDIATTRTRVRVSDAANASLADSSDATFTITSTSTPGNVVLHEILANEIGSDAGTEFIELLNTGGSLVDLSGWTLWDATGVRHTFASGTILEAGKAIVVFGKAASIPAGVSNAVGATTGGLSLNNGGDTVTLQKTGGTVVDTYTYAASLAAVDGVSMNRNPDGSATGSFVLHTNLSSLSASPGSRANGAAF; encoded by the coding sequence ATGTCTCGGTTGCACTCCCTGCTGTTGTTTTTCGCGCTGGCCACCGCTTGCGGCGGCGACCCGTCCGCCATCGTCTCCGAGCCTCCGCTCGGCGAGCGCGAGGACGCCGTCACCATTCCGTCCCGAGGCTTCGCCAGCACGCTCGATGTCGGCTGCTGGAACCTGGAGTACTTCGGCTCCACGTCCCACGGTCCCTCGGACGAGACGCTCCAGCTCCAGAACGCGCGGGACGTCATCCTCGGTGCGGACCTGGACATCTGGGGCGTGGAGGAGATTGTCAGCGCGGCGCAGTTCAACACGCTCGTCTCGCAGCTCCCCGGCTACGCGGGACTGCTCGGCAGCGACCCCAGCGTGGTGGGCGGCAGCACCTACTACACGCCGGGCGAGCAGAAGGTGGCCCTCCTCTACAAGCCGTCCGTCGCCACGGTGCTGGGCGCGCGCGTCATCCTCACCGCGAACGCCACGTCCTTCGGCGGCCGGCCTCCGCTGGAGGTGCGGCTGCGCGTGAGCCTCAACGGACACACCGAGGACCTCGTGGTCATCGTCATGCACGCGAAGGCGCTGAGCGACGCGGACAGCTGGCAGCGGCGCGTGGATGGCTCGCAGGCGCTCAAGGCGTACCTGGACAGCAACTGGCCCACGGCGAAGGTGCTCGTCGTCGGCGACTTCAACGACGACGTGGACGTGTCCATCGCCGCCAGCCGCGCGTCACCGTACGAGAACTTCGTGGCCGACCCGGTGCGCTACACGCTCCCCACGAAGGCGCTCTCCGACGCGAACCTCACGTCCACCACGGGCTACAAGGCCGTCATCGACCACCACCTCGCGACCAACGAGCAGCAGGCGGTCTACGTGCCGGGCTCGGCCGAGGTGTACCGCGTGGACGCGTACATCCCCAACTACGACACGATGACCACGGACCACTTCCCGGTCCTCACGCGCTACACGTGGGGCAACGAGGGCGCGGCGGTGAGCGTGACTTCGCCCAATGGTGGAGAGAGCTGGGCGGGTGGTGGCTCGGCGACCATCACCTGGAATGCGAACCTGGTGTCGACGGTGAAGCTGGAGTACTCGCTGGATGACGGCGGCACGTGGGTCCTCATCGGCACGGCGCCGGGGAGCGCGGGCAGCTCCGCGTGGACGGTGCCGGACATCGCGACCACGCGGACGCGCGTGCGGGTGAGTGACGCGGCCAATGCGTCACTTGCCGACAGCAGTGACGCGACGTTCACCATCACGTCCACGAGCACGCCGGGCAACGTGGTGCTGCACGAGATTCTCGCCAACGAGATTGGCTCGGATGCGGGCACGGAGTTCATCGAGTTGCTCAACACCGGTGGTTCGCTGGTGGACCTCAGTGGGTGGACGCTGTGGGACGCGACGGGCGTGCGGCACACCTTCGCGAGCGGGACCATCCTGGAGGCGGGGAAGGCGATTGTGGTGTTCGGCAAGGCCGCGTCCATTCCGGCTGGCGTGAGCAACGCGGTGGGGGCGACGACGGGAGGCCTCAGCCTCAACAACGGCGGAGACACGGTGACGCTCCAGAAGACGGGCGGCACGGTGGTGGATACGTATACGTATGCCGCGTCACTCGCCGCGGTGGACGGTGTGTCCATGAACCGCAATCCGGATGGCAGCGCCACGGGCAGCTTCGTGCTCCACACGAACCTGTCCTCGCTCAGCGCTTCGCCGGGGTCTCGCGCGAACGGCGCGGCGTTCTAG
- a CDS encoding non-canonical purine NTP pyrophosphatase — MTRAFFVTGNQFKADEVARLLAGLDVTWRKLALPGLDEAETFDLAALAKRKVLAAYRELGAPCFVETTALELDGGPVLTGARFKKQVLAMGERAFLAAHGGRRGRTRVAVAYSEDGRPENVTFFEDAIEGTLLAEPRGEGGYGWDRAWLPDGFQRTLGEMPRNKFFLNMRHRPYLELADRLRAQSQGGAYEAHITVSARSEEDLQRFRAFCDEASVKCIFIELGRGAEVFQPMTASYHHGTLRQAREEVQAMARSLAAEGFDVTRLKLEALGKNRDIPEDDAIAKAQPSNYFEFHVKALVPSGDSGLEALRARCEKHGAHLSRNARKVREDGASERFVTMRVYGLGRANADARFTALLEDLAGTGLTLTQRLREWTVYDSNHGLDRGWLEDAK, encoded by the coding sequence GTGACACGCGCGTTCTTCGTCACCGGGAATCAATTCAAAGCCGATGAGGTCGCCCGGCTGCTCGCGGGCCTCGACGTCACGTGGCGGAAGCTCGCGCTGCCAGGGCTCGATGAGGCGGAGACGTTCGACCTCGCGGCGCTGGCGAAGCGCAAGGTGCTGGCGGCGTACCGCGAGCTCGGCGCGCCCTGCTTCGTGGAGACGACGGCGCTGGAACTGGATGGCGGCCCCGTGCTGACGGGCGCGCGCTTCAAGAAACAGGTGCTCGCGATGGGCGAGCGCGCCTTCCTCGCGGCACACGGTGGCCGTCGGGGCCGCACGCGCGTGGCGGTGGCGTACTCGGAGGACGGTCGGCCTGAGAACGTGACCTTCTTCGAGGACGCCATCGAGGGCACGCTGCTGGCGGAGCCTCGCGGCGAGGGCGGCTACGGGTGGGACCGCGCCTGGCTGCCGGACGGCTTCCAGCGCACGCTCGGCGAGATGCCGAGGAACAAGTTCTTCCTCAACATGCGCCACCGGCCCTACCTGGAGCTGGCGGATCGGCTGCGTGCACAATCGCAGGGTGGCGCGTACGAGGCGCACATCACCGTCTCCGCGCGCTCGGAGGAGGACCTCCAGCGCTTCCGTGCGTTCTGCGACGAGGCGTCGGTGAAGTGCATCTTCATCGAGCTGGGCCGAGGCGCGGAGGTGTTCCAACCCATGACGGCCTCGTACCACCACGGCACGCTCCGCCAGGCACGCGAGGAAGTGCAGGCCATGGCCCGCTCGCTCGCGGCCGAGGGCTTCGACGTCACGCGCTTGAAGCTGGAGGCCCTGGGGAAGAACCGCGACATTCCCGAGGACGACGCGATTGCGAAGGCACAGCCCTCGAACTACTTCGAGTTTCACGTGAAGGCCCTCGTGCCCTCGGGTGACTCGGGCCTGGAGGCGCTGCGGGCGCGGTGCGAGAAGCATGGCGCGCACCTGTCACGCAACGCGCGCAAGGTGCGCGAGGACGGCGCCTCCGAGCGCTTCGTCACGATGCGTGTCTACGGCCTGGGTCGTGCGAATGCGGATGCGCGCTTCACGGCGCTGCTGGAGGACCTGGCGGGGACGGGGCTGACGCTGACACAGCGGCTGCGCGAGTGGACGGTCTACGACTCGAACCACGGGCTGGACCGTGGCTGGCTGGAGGATGCGAAGTGA
- a CDS encoding ABC transporter permease produces MQLPEGFKRLLKLTVRPRAVEQDVDDELRFHLEMRTEKLQREGLSPTEAHDTARREFGDLEHVRAECVRLGHEKEREMKRSLFLDALVQDVRYALRTLRKAPAFSLVAVLTLALGIGATTALFSVVRGVLLKPLPFPAPERLVRVWQASPVLDAPRTPLASPDFEDWKARQKSFTELGAWWHVENMSGVDLSGLGEPERLQATYVTEGFFSTLGVVPHLGRAFLPEENQPGNDAVVMLSHGAWTRLFGADPSLLGRSLTLGGVPHTVVGIMPSSFTFPGEQMDVWLPLSNIPESGIPRTRINRFLNVVGRLKPGVTLETARAELGGISRQLAEAYPESNAQYSAITAIPLHEAITGDVRTGLLVVLGAVALLLLIACANVANLQLARATLRERELAVRAALGAGPGRLVRQLLTESVVLAALGGALGVGLAVWGTEVLVGLSVHQLPRLRDVRVDGEVLAFAASATLLTGLLFGLMPALRAGTTRLEPVLKAGARGTVGAGGARLRGMLVIAEVAISVVLATGAGLATRSLARMLSEDPGFRAEGVAVVSFSVPESRRGQGRAYFAEVLERVRALPGIQSAAMVKYLPMENVGEDVTFNRPGHTEDAENPPHAAVMHVSTDYFRTLGIPLLGGRAHEATDTEDSPTVLVVNQTFARRYFPGEDAVGKAVRFGTEEVAIIGVVGDVRQAGLAEPAPPLIYFHVQQVSRSATNLVLRGQGAPLPMATAARQAIWEIEPNQTIRRITTLDEVVSEAVTRPRLLSVMLGLFAVLGLALAAVGIYGVLAYTVSQRQREMGVRLALGAKPADVLRLVVTGGMRLAGTGIAVGIAGALVLARVMGSILYGVAPHDPLTFGGVMALLLGVALLACLIPARRAMRVDPAVALRGD; encoded by the coding sequence ATGCAACTTCCGGAAGGCTTCAAGCGCCTGCTCAAGCTCACAGTGCGCCCACGCGCGGTAGAGCAGGACGTGGATGACGAGCTGCGGTTCCACCTGGAGATGCGCACGGAGAAGCTCCAGCGCGAGGGCCTCTCCCCCACCGAGGCGCATGACACCGCCCGGCGCGAGTTCGGAGACCTGGAGCACGTGCGCGCCGAGTGCGTGCGCCTCGGACACGAGAAGGAGCGGGAGATGAAGCGGAGCCTCTTCCTGGATGCGCTCGTGCAGGACGTGCGGTACGCGCTGCGCACGCTGCGCAAGGCGCCCGCGTTCTCCCTCGTCGCGGTGCTCACGCTGGCGCTGGGCATCGGCGCCACCACCGCGCTGTTCAGCGTGGTGCGGGGCGTGCTGCTCAAGCCGCTCCCCTTCCCTGCTCCGGAGCGGCTCGTCCGCGTGTGGCAGGCGAGCCCCGTGCTGGACGCGCCGCGCACGCCCCTTGCCTCACCGGACTTCGAGGACTGGAAGGCGCGGCAGAAGTCCTTCACGGAGCTGGGCGCGTGGTGGCACGTGGAGAACATGTCCGGCGTGGACCTGAGCGGGCTCGGAGAGCCGGAGCGGCTTCAGGCCACGTACGTGACGGAGGGCTTCTTCTCCACGCTCGGCGTGGTGCCGCATCTCGGCCGGGCCTTCCTTCCGGAGGAGAACCAGCCGGGCAACGACGCGGTGGTGATGCTCAGCCATGGCGCCTGGACGCGGCTGTTCGGCGCGGACCCGTCGCTCCTCGGCCGCAGTCTCACCCTGGGCGGCGTGCCGCACACGGTGGTGGGCATCATGCCTTCCTCATTCACCTTCCCCGGTGAGCAGATGGACGTGTGGCTGCCCCTGTCCAACATCCCGGAGAGCGGCATCCCCCGCACGCGCATCAATCGCTTCCTGAACGTGGTGGGCCGCCTCAAGCCGGGTGTGACGCTGGAGACCGCGCGCGCCGAGCTGGGCGGCATCTCCCGGCAGCTCGCGGAGGCCTACCCGGAGAGCAACGCTCAGTACTCCGCCATCACCGCCATCCCCTTGCACGAGGCGATTACCGGCGACGTGCGCACCGGCCTGCTGGTGGTGCTGGGCGCGGTGGCGCTGCTGCTGCTCATCGCGTGCGCCAACGTGGCCAACCTGCAGCTCGCCCGCGCCACGCTGCGCGAGCGCGAGTTGGCGGTGCGCGCGGCCCTGGGCGCGGGGCCGGGGCGGCTGGTGCGCCAGTTGCTCACGGAGAGCGTGGTGCTCGCGGCGCTCGGTGGAGCGCTCGGCGTGGGGCTGGCCGTGTGGGGCACGGAGGTGCTGGTCGGCCTCTCCGTGCATCAACTCCCCCGGCTGCGCGACGTGCGCGTGGATGGCGAGGTGCTGGCGTTCGCCGCCAGCGCCACGCTGCTCACCGGCCTGCTGTTCGGGTTGATGCCCGCCCTGCGCGCCGGCACCACGAGGTTGGAGCCGGTACTCAAGGCCGGCGCGCGCGGCACGGTGGGCGCGGGCGGTGCGCGGCTGCGTGGGATGCTCGTCATCGCGGAGGTGGCCATCTCCGTGGTGCTGGCCACGGGCGCGGGCCTGGCCACACGCAGTCTCGCGAGGATGCTGTCGGAGGACCCGGGCTTCCGCGCGGAGGGGGTCGCGGTGGTCAGCTTCTCCGTGCCGGAGTCTCGCCGGGGACAGGGCCGCGCCTACTTCGCCGAGGTGCTCGAGCGGGTGCGCGCCCTTCCAGGAATCCAGTCCGCGGCGATGGTGAAGTACCTGCCCATGGAGAACGTGGGCGAGGACGTGACGTTCAACCGCCCCGGCCACACGGAGGACGCGGAGAACCCGCCACACGCGGCGGTGATGCACGTGAGCACCGACTACTTCCGCACCCTGGGCATTCCCCTGCTCGGGGGCCGCGCGCACGAGGCCACGGACACGGAGGACAGTCCCACGGTGCTGGTGGTGAACCAGACCTTCGCCCGGCGCTACTTCCCGGGCGAGGACGCGGTGGGCAAGGCAGTGCGGTTCGGCACGGAGGAGGTCGCCATCATCGGCGTGGTGGGAGACGTGCGGCAGGCGGGGCTGGCCGAGCCGGCGCCACCGCTCATCTACTTCCATGTGCAGCAGGTCTCCCGCTCCGCCACCAACCTGGTGCTACGTGGACAGGGAGCGCCGCTGCCCATGGCCACCGCCGCGCGTCAGGCCATCTGGGAGATTGAGCCGAACCAGACCATCCGCCGCATCACCACGCTCGACGAGGTGGTGAGCGAGGCCGTGACGCGCCCGCGACTCCTGTCCGTCATGCTGGGCCTGTTCGCGGTGCTGGGGCTCGCGCTGGCGGCGGTGGGCATCTATGGCGTGCTCGCGTACACGGTGAGCCAGCGGCAGCGGGAGATGGGCGTGCGGCTGGCGCTCGGAGCGAAGCCGGCGGACGTGCTGCGACTCGTGGTGACGGGCGGCATGAGGCTCGCAGGGACGGGCATCGCGGTGGGCATCGCCGGAGCGCTCGTGCTGGCGCGGGTGATGGGCAGCATTCTGTATGGCGTCGCTCCGCATGACCCGCTCACCTTCGGCGGCGTCATGGCACTGCTGCTCGGCGTGGCGCTGCTCGCGTGCCTCATTCCCGCCCGCCGCGCCATGCGCGTGGACCCGGCGGTGGCGCTGCGCGGAGATTGA
- the gcvA gene encoding transcriptional regulator GcvA has protein sequence MRRIPPLGALRAFEAGARHLSFTRAATELCVTQAAISHQVRQLEDWLGVTLFERRGHELRLTAKGAAYLRELTPVFDRMSEATARLYEREQGPLRITVLPAFATCWLLPRLERFRALHPDIELHFHSSAELWDFLDDRFDMGIRSGLGRWTGLKAEQLAQEALSPVCTPALAKKLRSPGDLKKVRLLHDTPKDGWRRWLDFAGVEGVDAEAGPAFNDASLVLQAARQGEGVALGRLFLAADDLKAGRLVRPFTKAMPNDFSYWLVHPRPLAGRRGVAAFRTWLLSEAGALPLTP, from the coding sequence ATGCGCCGCATCCCACCGCTCGGCGCCCTCCGCGCCTTCGAGGCCGGAGCGAGGCACCTGAGCTTCACCCGCGCCGCCACCGAGCTGTGCGTCACCCAAGCCGCCATCAGTCATCAGGTGCGCCAGCTTGAGGACTGGCTCGGCGTCACACTGTTCGAGCGCCGCGGCCATGAGCTGCGCCTCACCGCCAAAGGCGCCGCGTACCTCCGCGAATTGACGCCCGTGTTCGACCGCATGTCCGAGGCCACCGCGCGCCTGTACGAACGCGAGCAGGGCCCGCTGCGAATCACCGTGCTACCCGCCTTCGCCACGTGCTGGCTGCTGCCCCGGCTGGAGCGCTTCCGCGCGCTGCACCCGGACATCGAGCTCCACTTCCACAGCTCCGCCGAGCTGTGGGACTTCCTCGATGACCGCTTCGACATGGGCATCCGCTCCGGCCTGGGCCGCTGGACGGGACTCAAGGCGGAGCAGCTTGCGCAGGAAGCGCTCAGCCCCGTGTGCACGCCCGCGCTCGCGAAGAAGCTTCGCTCGCCCGGCGACTTGAAGAAGGTCCGCCTCCTCCACGACACGCCGAAGGATGGCTGGCGCCGCTGGCTGGACTTTGCGGGCGTCGAAGGCGTGGACGCCGAGGCGGGCCCCGCGTTCAACGACGCCAGCCTCGTGCTCCAGGCCGCGCGCCAGGGCGAAGGCGTGGCCCTGGGGAGACTGTTCCTCGCGGCGGACGACTTGAAGGCCGGGCGACTCGTGCGGCCGTTCACGAAGGCGATGCCCAACGACTTCAGCTACTGGCTCGTCCACCCCCGCCCGCTCGCGGGACGGCGCGGCGTGGCCGCCTTCCGCACCTGGCTGCTCTCCGAGGCGGGGGCCCTCCCCTTGACACCTTAG
- a CDS encoding AI-2E family transporter, with the protein MGDTRRWSNYVFAGLFAFALILFSRILLPFLMPVLLGGFLVVLFMPVQDYLSQKLRGRKSLAAGVSTLTVFLLLLAPLALVGWMVARELLQFVGQAQTLLEQVDLRHQFASSLPRGVSRYFHFDPESAETERALMTAVTGGAALLGDVVSAGAELVVNMFLMTVAMYYFFLDGRRLVGEVMRLVPLDKRYFEAFAREFTDVAYAIIYGNTVTALVQGAVGFVGLLIAGVPHAGVWGAAMVLVALVPVGGTALVWGPIGVVLIGVNKVTEGVFLLAWGTFLVGSIDNVIRPKLCGSRMALHPLLVFLSMFGGLAVFGMMGLLVGPLIASIFMAMVRIYRRDFLGIGRAEHLAATQAAADSSPSMVPDGVESAGGTSLGTPATMNA; encoded by the coding sequence GTGGGTGATACTCGGCGCTGGTCAAACTATGTATTCGCGGGGCTCTTTGCCTTCGCGTTGATTCTCTTCTCTCGGATTCTTCTTCCGTTCCTCATGCCGGTGTTGCTGGGCGGCTTCCTGGTCGTCCTCTTCATGCCGGTGCAGGACTACCTGAGCCAGAAGTTGCGGGGCCGCAAGTCGCTCGCGGCCGGGGTGTCCACCCTCACGGTGTTCCTGCTCCTCTTGGCGCCGCTGGCGCTGGTGGGCTGGATGGTGGCGCGCGAGCTGCTCCAGTTCGTGGGGCAGGCGCAGACGCTGCTGGAGCAGGTGGACCTGCGTCATCAGTTCGCCTCCTCGTTGCCACGGGGGGTGAGCCGCTACTTCCACTTCGACCCGGAGAGCGCGGAGACGGAGCGCGCGCTGATGACGGCGGTGACGGGTGGGGCGGCGCTGCTCGGTGACGTGGTGAGCGCGGGCGCGGAGCTGGTCGTCAACATGTTCCTGATGACCGTGGCCATGTACTACTTCTTCCTCGACGGCCGCCGGCTGGTGGGCGAGGTGATGCGCCTGGTGCCGTTGGACAAGCGCTACTTCGAGGCCTTCGCCCGCGAGTTCACCGACGTCGCGTACGCCATCATCTACGGCAACACGGTGACGGCGCTCGTGCAGGGCGCGGTGGGCTTCGTCGGGTTGCTCATCGCCGGAGTGCCGCACGCGGGCGTGTGGGGCGCGGCGATGGTGCTGGTGGCGCTGGTGCCGGTGGGCGGCACGGCGCTGGTGTGGGGGCCCATCGGCGTGGTGCTCATCGGGGTGAACAAGGTGACGGAGGGCGTGTTCCTGCTGGCCTGGGGCACGTTCCTGGTGGGCAGCATCGACAACGTCATCCGGCCGAAGCTGTGCGGGTCGCGCATGGCGCTGCATCCGCTGCTCGTCTTCCTGTCCATGTTCGGTGGGCTGGCGGTGTTCGGGATGATGGGGCTCCTGGTGGGGCCGCTCATCGCGTCCATCTTCATGGCCATGGTGCGCATCTACCGGCGTGACTTCCTCGGCATTGGCCGCGCGGAGCACCTCGCGGCCACGCAGGCCGCGGCGGACTCGTCTCCGTCGATGGTGCCGGATGGCGTGGAGTCGGCTGGTGGGACGAGCCTGGGCACTCCGGCGACGATGAACGCCTGA
- a CDS encoding DUF7710 domain-containing protein — MRRLSFPFVMPYGEYDWVVGFSATRETLAPLGAPAYIEEDSARTVGGREFYWAFEREDGLRFDVVWLESYRAADVRADPPDAKQAIAALRFLGVNAVFEERPLPDELLMKRRQARGAVWLFTGKGATQPTAVFSRKQSADSWLAKTGFSGVLVAYPLDCSRYDFEQGFGTPNLPPANSAEAQSFVGNLGERYEYVDGRQVPGTDEGGA; from the coding sequence ATGCGCCGCCTGAGCTTCCCGTTCGTGATGCCCTACGGTGAGTACGACTGGGTGGTGGGGTTCTCCGCCACCCGGGAGACGCTCGCGCCGCTAGGGGCGCCGGCATACATCGAAGAGGACTCCGCGCGAACGGTCGGCGGGCGCGAGTTCTACTGGGCATTCGAGCGAGAGGATGGGTTGCGCTTCGATGTCGTGTGGCTCGAGTCCTACAGGGCTGCCGATGTTCGTGCCGACCCACCGGATGCAAAGCAAGCCATCGCGGCGCTGCGATTTCTCGGCGTCAATGCGGTTTTCGAGGAACGCCCGCTTCCGGATGAACTCCTGATGAAGCGGCGGCAGGCTCGAGGCGCTGTCTGGTTGTTCACGGGGAAGGGGGCCACGCAGCCCACGGCGGTCTTCTCCAGGAAGCAGAGCGCCGACAGCTGGCTGGCGAAGACCGGCTTCTCGGGAGTGTTGGTCGCCTATCCGCTCGACTGCTCGCGCTACGATTTCGAGCAGGGCTTCGGCACGCCGAATCTACCCCCCGCCAACTCCGCCGAGGCGCAGTCCTTCGTCGGTAACCTCGGCGAGCGTTACGAGTACGTGGATGGCAGGCAGGTTCCGGGAACAGATGAGGGAGGTGCCTGA
- a CDS encoding nucleotidyl transferase AbiEii/AbiGii toxin family protein, producing the protein MSAHELPLRAGAAVLRRIARSSEVEALVLRGGLMMRLWSGPVPRPVEDLDFLAQFPFDPADTVRRLESMLRIDVEDGFSFGALRSEVIWAETKFPGVRVFVETQMPGVDGDFELRIDTGFGDPMEPGPAWTEYDVGEGGAARVLACRPETLLAWKMHGLFERGKGRFRPKDLFDVYLLTRYAPLETALLPRALKLAFESRGDSVELMERLMAGEFGRSPWSNEKWARYRASQPEGRPEALADVVSAVASALRPNWEAVTR; encoded by the coding sequence GTGAGCGCCCATGAGTTGCCATTGCGCGCGGGGGCGGCGGTATTGCGCCGCATCGCGCGGTCCTCCGAGGTGGAGGCGCTCGTCCTGCGGGGCGGGCTGATGATGCGCCTGTGGAGCGGCCCGGTGCCTCGTCCCGTGGAGGATTTGGACTTCCTCGCGCAGTTCCCCTTCGACCCGGCGGACACGGTGCGCCGGCTGGAGTCCATGCTCCGCATCGACGTGGAGGATGGGTTCTCCTTCGGCGCACTGAGGTCCGAGGTCATCTGGGCCGAGACGAAGTTCCCCGGCGTGCGCGTCTTCGTGGAGACGCAGATGCCCGGCGTGGACGGTGACTTCGAGTTGCGCATCGACACGGGCTTCGGCGACCCGATGGAGCCGGGGCCCGCATGGACGGAGTACGACGTCGGTGAAGGCGGCGCGGCACGAGTGCTGGCGTGCCGGCCGGAGACCCTGCTCGCCTGGAAGATGCACGGCCTCTTCGAGCGCGGAAAGGGCCGCTTTCGTCCGAAGGACTTGTTCGACGTGTACCTGCTCACCCGGTACGCGCCACTGGAGACTGCGCTGCTGCCCCGGGCGTTGAAGCTGGCTTTCGAGTCACGCGGAGATTCGGTGGAGTTGATGGAGCGGCTGATGGCGGGCGAGTTCGGCCGGAGCCCCTGGAGCAACGAGAAGTGGGCGCGCTACCGGGCCAGCCAGCCCGAAGGTCGGCCCGAGGCGCTGGCCGATGTCGTGAGTGCCGTGGCCTCGGCGCTACGGCCCAACTGGGAGGCTGTCACTCGCTGA
- a CDS encoding PadR family transcriptional regulator produces the protein MADTSLELVQGTLDVLILKSLSWGPRHGYAVAESIGERSGQVLKVEEGALYPALHRLEKRGLLEAEWGLSDNNRRAKFYKLTSAGRAHLRAQAQTWTRYAAAVSRVLEAA, from the coding sequence ATGGCGGACACGTCGCTGGAGCTGGTGCAGGGCACGCTGGACGTGCTCATCCTGAAGAGCCTGTCGTGGGGTCCGCGTCACGGCTACGCGGTGGCGGAGTCCATCGGCGAGCGCAGCGGGCAGGTGCTGAAGGTGGAGGAAGGCGCGCTCTACCCCGCGCTGCACCGACTGGAGAAGCGCGGCCTGCTGGAGGCCGAGTGGGGCCTCTCGGACAACAACCGCCGCGCGAAGTTCTACAAGCTCACCTCCGCCGGCCGCGCCCACCTGCGCGCCCAGGCCCAGACGTGGACGCGCTACGCCGCCGCCGTGTCTCGCGTCCTCGAAGCCGCCTGA